One genomic window of Angustibacter sp. Root456 includes the following:
- a CDS encoding ABC transporter substrate-binding protein: protein MAGLALTGCGGSGQDGSAAGTASASGPAGSLPDGTLVKAGELSFCADISAPPLTFYDPSQKPVGAEIELGDALAKSLGLTAAWKNTAFAGIIPALQGKQCDAILSQLFIKPEREKVVDFVPYMYSSGALMVKAADDKGIGGLDTTCGHRVAAQTGTTVASFLQEASKTCTSQGKQKVDIRLFAKDSDALQQLSVGLVDAYGTTVETAGYVMTQKPGEYKTVGKPYGQIKTGIATIKGNTALHDAIAKALASVHQDGTYDSILKKWNLTDDALSS from the coding sequence GTGGCCGGACTCGCGCTCACGGGTTGCGGCGGCTCCGGCCAGGACGGCTCGGCCGCGGGCACGGCGTCGGCCTCGGGACCGGCCGGCAGCCTCCCGGACGGCACGCTCGTGAAGGCCGGGGAGCTGTCCTTCTGCGCCGACATCAGCGCCCCCCCGTTGACCTTCTACGACCCCTCGCAGAAGCCGGTGGGCGCTGAGATCGAGCTCGGCGACGCGCTCGCCAAGTCGCTCGGGCTGACCGCGGCGTGGAAGAACACCGCGTTCGCCGGCATCATCCCTGCGCTGCAGGGCAAGCAGTGCGACGCCATCTTGTCGCAGCTGTTCATCAAGCCCGAGCGCGAGAAGGTCGTCGACTTCGTGCCGTACATGTACTCCAGCGGCGCGCTCATGGTGAAGGCAGCCGACGACAAGGGCATCGGCGGCCTGGACACGACCTGCGGGCACCGGGTGGCCGCGCAGACCGGCACCACCGTGGCCAGCTTCCTGCAGGAGGCGAGCAAGACCTGCACCTCGCAGGGCAAGCAGAAGGTCGACATCCGCCTGTTCGCCAAGGACAGCGACGCCTTGCAGCAGCTGAGCGTCGGGCTCGTCGACGCCTACGGGACCACCGTCGAGACCGCTGGCTACGTCATGACGCAGAAGCCAGGCGAGTACAAGACCGTCGGCAAGCCCTACGGCCAGATCAAGACGGGCATCGCGACCATCAAGGGCAACACCGCCCTGCACGACGCGATCGCCAAGGCCCTCGCGTCGGTGCACCAGGACGGCACGTACGACAGCATCCTGAAGAAGTGGAACCTGACGGACGACGCCCTGTCGTCCTAG
- a CDS encoding amino acid ABC transporter ATP-binding protein: MSASETQPPTNATDATHATDAVDVPVLEAVGITKSFGDFRVLDGVSLSVQQQEAVVIIGPSGSGKTTFLRCLNHLESIDDGEIRVLGTSVGYRKAGDRLVEDSPRNIARRRRAIGFVFQRFNLFPHLTALQNIVAAPTKVLKVPKDQAMSEGRALLARVGLADKEAAYPAALSGGQQQRVAIARALAMKPALMLFDEPTSALDPEMVGEVVAVMRELAEDGMTMVVVSHEMAFARSAADRVVMFDGGRIIEQGPPDKLFADADSPRTRAFLSKIAH, encoded by the coding sequence ATGAGCGCGTCCGAGACGCAACCGCCGACCAACGCGACCGACGCGACCCACGCGACCGACGCGGTGGACGTGCCGGTGCTCGAAGCAGTGGGGATCACCAAGAGCTTCGGGGACTTCCGGGTGCTGGACGGTGTCTCGCTCTCGGTGCAGCAGCAGGAGGCCGTGGTGATCATCGGGCCGTCGGGGTCGGGCAAGACGACCTTCCTGCGGTGCCTGAACCACCTCGAGTCGATCGACGACGGCGAGATCCGCGTGCTCGGCACGTCGGTCGGCTACCGCAAGGCGGGCGACCGGCTGGTCGAGGACAGCCCGCGCAACATCGCCCGTCGTCGCCGCGCCATCGGCTTCGTGTTCCAGCGCTTCAACCTGTTTCCGCATCTCACCGCGCTGCAGAACATCGTCGCCGCGCCCACCAAGGTGCTGAAGGTGCCGAAGGACCAGGCCATGAGCGAGGGCCGCGCCCTGCTCGCGCGCGTCGGCCTGGCCGACAAGGAGGCCGCCTACCCGGCCGCGCTCTCGGGCGGACAGCAGCAGCGCGTCGCGATCGCACGGGCGCTGGCCATGAAGCCGGCGCTCATGCTGTTCGACGAGCCCACCAGCGCGCTCGACCCCGAGATGGTGGGCGAGGTCGTCGCGGTGATGCGCGAGCTGGCCGAGGACGGTATGACGATGGTGGTGGTGAGCCACGAGATGGCGTTCGCGCGCTCCGCTGCCGACCGGGTCGTCATGTTCGACGGCGGCCGCATCATCGAGCAGGGCCCGCCCGACAAGCTGTTCGCAGATGCCGACAGTCCTCGCACGCGGGCGTTCCTGTCCAAGATCGCCCACTGA
- a CDS encoding amino acid ABC transporter permease, with protein sequence MTMPAELVASVTQPVFDWSFFTNAVIHPSGQFMTGLWRTIYISVVAQALGVVFGFVIALMRRSRFAGFRAAGAGYVWLVRGTPLLVQLVVVYNGLAATGLYRFEDSRVGPWIIMGVIKAAILTLAANEAAYMSEIFRAALDSIDVGQSEAAKALGMTPALSMRVVLLPQAFRITIPPLGNEFNLMMKSTSLLSVIGVQEMFLTAQSINSATFKTFEIFLAAAVYYLLLTGAWTIIQRWIEHRFNKGIRPATSSDSLRSRFMGSVRDNRLVGGAR encoded by the coding sequence ATGACGATGCCTGCCGAGCTGGTCGCGTCCGTGACCCAGCCGGTGTTCGACTGGTCGTTCTTCACGAACGCGGTCATCCACCCGTCCGGCCAGTTCATGACCGGGTTGTGGCGCACCATCTACATCTCGGTGGTGGCCCAGGCGCTCGGCGTGGTGTTCGGTTTCGTGATCGCCCTGATGCGCCGCAGCAGGTTCGCCGGCTTCCGCGCGGCGGGCGCCGGATACGTGTGGCTCGTGCGCGGCACGCCGCTGCTGGTGCAGCTCGTCGTGGTCTACAACGGGCTCGCGGCCACCGGGCTCTATCGGTTCGAGGACTCCAGGGTCGGCCCGTGGATCATCATGGGCGTCATCAAGGCAGCGATCCTCACGCTGGCTGCCAACGAGGCCGCCTACATGAGCGAGATCTTCCGGGCCGCCCTGGACTCGATCGACGTCGGCCAGAGCGAGGCGGCCAAGGCGCTCGGCATGACGCCGGCGCTGAGCATGCGTGTCGTCCTTCTGCCGCAAGCCTTTCGCATCACGATCCCGCCGCTCGGTAACGAGTTCAACCTGATGATGAAGTCGACCTCGTTGCTCAGCGTCATCGGCGTGCAGGAGATGTTCCTGACCGCGCAGTCGATCAACTCCGCGACGTTCAAGACGTTCGAGATCTTCCTGGCCGCGGCGGTCTACTACCTGCTGCTGACCGGCGCCTGGACGATCATCCAGCGCTGGATCGAGCACCGGTTCAACAAGGGCATCAGGCCGGCCACGTCGTCCGACTCGCTGCGCAGCCGGTTCATGGGGTCCGTTCGCGACAACCGCCTGGTGGGAGGGGCCCGATGA